The Psychrobacillus sp. FSL K6-2836 nucleotide sequence AATAGGGATTTTGTTAGTGTTGCTAACGGCAACAATTATTTTTGGTGGTGTACATAGAATTGTTAAGGTGACTCAAATCATCGTGCCAGTAATGGCTATATTTTACTTAATAGTTGCCATATACGTTGTGGTGACTAATTTCTCAGAAATACCTACAGTACTTAGTTTGATCCTTACGGAGGCGTTTGGTCTTCGAGAAGCAGTAGGAGGCACTTTGGGTGCGGCAATCATGCAAGGTGTACGTCGTGGGTTATTCTCCAATGAGGCTGGGATGGGTAGTGTGCCAAATGCGGCAGCTACTGCAAGTATATCTCATCCAGCAAAACAGGGCTTAGTACAAAGTCTTGGAGTATTTTTTGATACGATTATCATATGTTCGGCAACTGCATTCATTATTATTTTGGCAGGTCTCTATAAGACAGGAGAAAGTGATGGAATTGTGTTAACGCAAAATTCGTTGGCAGAACATGTTGGAAGTTGGGCACCATATTTCGTAGCGATAGCTATTATCTTCTTTGCTTTCAGTTCTATAATAGGAAATTATTATTACGGTGAGACGAATATTGAATTTATCAATACACATAAGGGGTGGATGACTGGTTACCGCGTGCTAGTGTTAGCGATGGTCATGTTCGGATCTCTTGCACATGTACAACTAGTTTGGAACTTAGCAGATCTATTCATGGGACTAATGGCGATGCTGAATATTGCTGTGATACTGCTCCTTGGCAAAACAGCATTCCGTGTGCTCAATGATTACACGAAGCAACGAAAAAAAGGAGAAAATCCGGTATTTTATGCAAAAACAATTCCTGGTCTAAAGAACACGGAGTGCTGGGGGAAAGAGGATCGGTGATTTGAAAAGCGCAATTACAAATACAAGTCATTCACAAAAAACGTGCAGCCCAAATTGAGCCTGCACGTTTTTATTTTCTTTCAAATGAGTGATATCTTGTACCTTGGAAAGTCAGTATACCTAAGTCATCCTCTGCAAGCATCCCATAATCTGTGCCGTTAAGACGCAATTCCAAACGATCGCCACTATCAAATTGAAAAGTAACATAGTAGGAAGTCGATGCTGAACTATCGCCCGAACCACCACTCGTTTTAGAGCGTTTAGTCACTACTTGAGCGGGTACAGATAACTTAGGAGAGTTATTATTTTTACTCCACTGCGTTAAACCCTGAATAATCGCAAAAATAATAAGCCCCAAAATTAATAAAAATACTATCACAAAAAATATAGGCATCCCAGCAACAAAGAACCCAAAACTATCCATCTTCATACCCCTAACTTATAACTGTTTTTCTTTTATACGCAAAATATTGAATAAAGTTTCATCAATAGATAGACACTGTAGAAAAAGGAGGAAATATATTGTCAGATCAAATTTTACCTAAGGAATCTAAATCCTACTGGAGAGTAAATAATGACCTTCAGCTATATCCTAAAATAAATAATAATATCGAAACGGATATTGTCATTGTCGGCGCTGGCCTCACAGGTATTACCGCAGCATATTTGCTTAGTGGTAGCGGACGAAAGGTGATAGTAGTGGAGGGTAGTCGGATATTGGAAGGAACTACGGGATTCACAACTGCCAAGGTGACCGCGCAGCATGGTCCCATCTATCAGCAACTGATTACTACCTTTGGAGAAGAAAAGGCACGGCTATACTATGACGCAAATACAGAAGCCAAAGAGTTTATAAAACAGACGATTGAACAATTGGGCATACACTGCGAATACGAAACGTTGCCTGCCTATATTTATGCAGATACCGAGGTTGGTATAGAAAAAGTGGAAAAGGAAATGGAGGCTTACAGCACTCTTGGCATAGAAGGAGCAACCTTAACGAAGGATACCGGACTACCTTATACAGTGAAGCAAGCACTTAAGTTAGAAGACCAAGGCCAGTTCCATCCGATAAAATACGCAAAGGCATTAATGGATAAAGCAATAGAGAATGGAGTACAGTTTTTTGAAGAGTCTCGTGCAAAGACCGTTAAGTCTAACACAGTAGAACTAATGGAAGGTCAGCTAATTCGTGCAAACAAAATATTAGTTTGCAGTCATTTCCCATTTAATGATGGAGATGGATTATACTTTGCTCGGATGCATTCAGAACGTTCCTACGCACTAGCTTCTATTGCACCGACTAATTATCCAAAAGGTATGTATATAAATGTAGAGAAACCTACAAGATCTGTACGGACAGCATTAGGTAATGATGGAAAAAGGTATTTGATAATTGGAGGAGAAGGTCATGTAACTGGTCGATTCGAAGGCGATACAAATGAGAATACCGAAACTCTCGCAGCTTTTGGTCGAGAACAGTTTAAGGTGAAAAATTATGATTATCGCTGGTCTGCTCAAGATTTAGTTACTTTAGATCAGCTACCATATGTCGGTGCGATGACAGCAGGAAAGTCAGATGTATTAGTGGCAACCGGATATGCAAAATGGGGAATGACCAACAGTACGGTTGCCGCAAGAATCATGGCTGATCTTGTATTGGAAAGGGAAAACCGCTATATAGAACTTTATAACCCATCCCGCTCTAAACTGAAAAAAGAAGATATAACAAGCTTCGCAAAGACCAATGCAAGTGTTGCAAAAGAACTAGTTAAAGGGAAAACAGAACTGGTAGATTTGAAGCTTGAGGATTTAAAAAATGGTAGTGGTGATCTAATAATGCTAGATGGTAAAAAGGTCGGCGCTTACAAGGATGACCAAGGAAAAGTTTATTTAGTAAAACCGGCATGCACTCATATGGGGTGTAATGTTTCCTTTAATAATGCGGAAAGCTCATGGGATTGTCCATGTCATGGATCCAGGTTTAGTTATAAGGGAGACGTATTAGAGGGTCCTGCATTTGAACCATTAGAAAAAGTGGAATATGTCGACTGATAGTAATTAGAATATACGATTCCATAATAGCTGATAACAAGGAGTTACCTAAATTATATTGGGTAACTCCTTTTACTATTGTTTTTAATCGATATATCGATTAAAATTACCGATATATATAAAGGAGTTGGTTTACATGAAAAGACGTAGAGGATTTGTTCAGATGGCAATCCTGCATCTATTGGAGGAAGCATCGATGCATGGCTACCAAATAATGAAGGAATTAGAAGTTAGGTCGGGAGGACATTATTCAGCCAGTGCGGGAACGGTATACCCTGCACTTCAAGAATTACTAGAGCAGGAAATGATAGAACTCGAACCTTCATCCGATAAAAAGACTTATTGCATTCAAGAAAAGGGGAAAAGTCGATTGCTGGAGTTTGCAAATCGCAAAGAGGGGTCATTTTGGAGCAACTGGGAGGCTCGGTGGATTTGGCAAAACTCTGAAGAAGCTATTCATCTAAAAGAGATAATTGATTTGTGGGAGGCTGAGCTTAGAAAGGCGATAAAGCAAACCCGGAGCACTCCCGAGAATTCACCAAAACTTATTGCGTTTATGAAAGAAATAACAGAACGATTACAGACAGAGGACTATTAGGGAGTGAGATTTTATGAAATCCTTTAGGAAACTACTTCCTTATGTTAAACCATATATGCTTTTTGCTATTTTAGCGCCAATTTTTATGTGTATTGAAGTGGCGATGGATTTATTATCACCGACAATCATGCAGCATATTATTGATGATGGTATTGCTAATGATGATACAGCTTATGTCGTGAAACTTGGTGTTCTAATGCTTGTTACTGCAGTCATTGGGCTGGTAGGTGGAGCAGGGTGTACGATATATAGCACTAGAGCAGCAGTAAATTTTGCGGCTGATATTCGAAGAGATGTATTCAAAATGACTGAGAAGTTTTCAAGTAAAAATATGGACAATATTGGTGTAGGGAAATTAATAACGATTGTGACAAATGACATAACTGCTGTCCAACAAGCACTTATGATGACACTTCGTGTTTTTGTAAGAGGACCGCTATTATTTATAGGAGCAGTTGCGATTGTTTGGTTTACCGCTAGAGAGCTATTCCCTGTGCTATTGGTTGTTATTCCAATACTAATTGTTTTAATCTACTTTTTCTCTTATAAAACAGGAAAATTATTTGAAAGAGTACAAAAAGCTATGGACAAAGTGAATACGAAGCTTCAAGAAACGTTTGCGGGGATACGTGTGATTAAATCATTCAATCGACAAGATTATGAGATAAAAGCATTTAAAGGTGTAAATGAAGAGTTAACGAAACGTAATATGTCGGCAGAACAGGTGATTCTCACACTAATGCCCGTTATGCTATTTATCGTTAATATTGGTGTAGTAATTGGGATGTGGATGGGTGCTATAAAAGTAAATGAGGGAACGCTAGAGGTCGGAGTTATTTTAGCGTTCACCAACTATTTAACGATTATTATGAACGGGTTGGTATCTAGTAGTCATGTATTAATGCAGATTACGAGATCATTCACATCTGCTGGTCGAATTCAACAAGTTTTGGAAACAAAAATTGATGTAACTGACCCTATTAAACCTGTATCGGACAACGACATCAAGGGAGAGATAGAGTTTAAATCAGTCAATTTTAGTTATAGCAAAAATGGGGAATATGTATTAAAGGATATTTCGTTTCATGTGAATAGTGGAGAAACGATTGGAATTATAGGACCTACAGGAAGTGGGAAGTCAACACTTATCAAACTTCTTCCTAGATTGTATGATCCAGATTTAGGGGAGATATTGATAGATGGAATAAACATAAAAGAGTATTCTATTGAGAGTTTAAGAAGTTTGATCGGGTTTGTACCTCAAAAGGCAACGTTATTTGCAGGATCAATAGAAGAAAATATACGCTTCGGTAAAGAAGAGGCAACTTTAGCGGACATGGAAAAAGCAGCTAACTCAGCAGCTGCCAGTGAATTTATAGAAAAAGTAGATGGGCAGTTTTCCCATGAGCTTATGCAAGGGGCTACAAATCTGTCTGGTGGCCAAAAACAGCGTTTATCGATGGCCCGCTCGTTTATCCGTCAACCGAAAATACTAGTATTAGATGACTCGACTTCTGCCATAGATGCAATATCTGAAGTTCAGGTACAACAAGCACTTGGGCAGTATCTATCGGATACAACTGTATTCATCGTATCATCCAAAGTCTCTTCCATTATAAACACCGATCGAATTCTTGTAATGGAGGATGGAATGGTTGTAGCAAGTGGTACACATGATGAACTGATTGAAACTAGCGAGATTTACCTCAGTATTTATGCAACCCAAAGTGGAAAGGAGGTCCTTTCCTATGAGTAAAGCTTCTGCTCAACCAGCCTCTAATGCAATTGGTCGTGCAAGAGGTCCAAGAGGATTTGGTGGACCGGTAGAAAAAGCAAAAGATAAAAAAGGTACGTTAAAACGAATCTGGCGATATATGGAGAAACAAAAAATTGCTATTGTTGTTTCAATTATATTGGTTGTAATATCTACTCTATTAAACTTGTTGGTTCCTTATATGATTGGTGTCACCATTGATGAGTATATAATTCCAAAGGATATGGACGGAACACTACGTTTCTTAGTAATATTAGCAATTGTGTACACAGCAGCTGCTATGTTTACTTGGCTACAGAACTTTTTAATGGTTCGAGTGTCTTTGAAAACAATTAGGTCACTACGCCAAGATTTATATGAAAAGTTTCAAACTCTGTCATTGCGGTTTTTCGATAAACGTACGCATGGAGACCTTATGAGTCGCGTTACGAATGATATTGAAAGTTTGAATAACGCATTAAGTCAAAGTGTAATTCAAATTATTTCTACTATAATGATGGTGACAGGTGTAACGATAGCGATGTTTATGCTTAACTGGGTGTTGGCTATAGTGTCACTGTTAGTGGTTCCATTAGTTATTTTTACAACGAAAAAGATAATCACCTATAGTAGTAGCAACTTCATCAAAAGACAACGTGATTTAGGTGAGCTAAATGGTTTTATAGAAGAAGCCATTTCAGGAAATGAAGTAATTACCCTTTTTGGGCAAGAAGAAAAGAATTTCAACAAGTTCTCGATAGTTAATGAACGACTTCGTCACTCAGCAACTGCTGCTGATACTGTATCGGGATTTCTAGGACCTATCAACAACTTTATCAACAATTTAGGTCTTGCTTTAATTATTGGAATTGGGGCTGTGATGACAGTACAAGAATTGGCAACAGTTGGTATCATTGCAGCATTTGTTAATTATTCAAGACAATTCTTTAGACCAATTAATCAGCTTTCAACTTTATTGAATACCTTTCAGTCTGCTATAGCAGGAGCTGAACGAGTATTTGAAATAATGGATGAAGCTCCGGATCTTCAAAACCAGGAAAACGCACTTACAATAGATACTTTAAAAGGAGACATTACATTTTCCAATGTTGACTTTTCTTATGAGACTGGAAAACCGATTTTGAAGAATATTAGCTTTGACGCTAGAGCAGGAGAAAAGATTGCTTTAGTAGGTCCAACAGGATCAGGAAAAACTACAATCATTAATTTGCTCATGCGTTTTTATGAGATAGACTCTGGAGATATTAAAATCGATGGGGTATCTATCAGTGAATATGAAATAAGTAAGCTTCGTGAAAAAATTGGTATTGTTTTACAAGATACTTTTCTATTTTCAAGCTCCATTTTAGAAAATATACGCTACGGTAGACTAGAAGCAACCGATGAGGAAGTAATAGAGGCTGCTAAACTGGCATCTGCTCATCGATTTATCAAGCATTTACCCGATAAGTATGACACACAGATTACTGGGAATGGGTCCAATTTAAGTCAAGGACAGCGCCAATTATTAGCGATTGCTCGTGCCATTTTAGCAGATTCAGATATACTAATTCTAGATGAAGCAACTTCCAGTATCGATACGAAAACAGAAATAGATATCCAGCAAGGCCTAAATCGTCTATCGGAAGGGCGTACCAGTTTTGTCATAGCCCATCGGTTAAAAACGATTGAAAACGCTGATAAAATCTTAGTCATTCACCAAGGTAATTTAATCGAGGTGGGGACACATAAAGAGCTATTGGAACAACGAGGTTTTTACTCCGAGCTATATGAAAGCCAGTTTAATATTTGAACTAACATAAGGATGAAAGTGAGAACAAAAAATGTGATTTAAGTGCATCTTTTCTACGATACTTTCACACATGAAATATATAGCATTACATGTGCTCACATAATAGAGTTATAAGTAAGAGGTGAGCGCAATGTATAAAATTTTTTCTGTCAAACTATTATTCGAACACATTTCGTTATCTAGTACTATGTCAAACAAAATATATGAAGAGACCATTAATATCATACGGGCTGTAAAATTAGAGGATGTTGATCGTCTAGTTAAGGCACATTATAAAGATGTCACCTATAAAAACATTTTTGGGGAAGAAACGACGATAAAGCTCGTAATGATTCTCGACGTCTTTGAACTTGTAGACAATATTGAGGAAACCTTGGAATTTGTAGAGGTATACAGCCAGCATATTATTGTGGATGAAGAAGTGACGGTTGAATAAGACTTCCTAAAGCTAATAGTATTTAACAGATAAAAACGAGTCCATCTTTAGAAGAGGGCTCGTTTTTATGTTTCACTAAATCTGATTCTGTGTTTAGATAAACTCGTCAACAGAAGTAATTTTTGGTTTGTCATCTTCTCCCAGATGGTTTGAACTTAAAACTGGAAGCGTGAATAGAACGCAACAAAATAGAACTCCAAATACAATTTTCTTCATGACAATTCCTCCCAACTAGTTACTTTTGATTGCTTCAAATGAAAATGAAACCCTAATTCGTAGTAAATTGATGCTTGCTTATATTGTTTAGTTTCAGCTAATCGCTTAGCTAATACGTAGCAATAAATCATACAGTTTTTATAATCCTGCTTACCTCCGAAATAGTCCAAAGCTTTCTTGAAAATGGGGATAAGTTCTTGTTTCTCCAGTAATATCGCTCCATATACGGAGAAGTGGTTTGAATAGAGATCCTTTTTGCTATTGGACAAATGCTCGATAGTCTCTATCCCTTTTTGCAGCCATACTAATGCATTCTGCAAATCATCAATTTTATGATATTCTTTCAAAATAGATAGAATAGTCACAATTTTATCATCAGGACTATGCTTCGCATCCAAACTATAAAAAAAGTGCAGCAATGCTTGTTCAGACTCTTTTTGCAGCGAGTAGCAAGAGCCTAAATTATGCTCAATCATTCCATTGAACTCAGAGGATTCTATTTTTGAATTGATATCTCTAGCCTTTTCAAAAGTAGTGAGTGCTTCCTTTAAGAGGCCAGTATGTTTTTGTGCAATACCAAGGATTATTAAACACTCCATCGATCGTTCGATTAAAATTTCTTGATTGAAATAGGAAATGGCTTCCTTTACATAATCGATTGCTAGAATGTAGCGAGATTCGGATAAAAGTGATAACCCAGATATGTAATATAATTCTGCCATCTCCCAGTCTTCCATTCGAAAGCCTTTTATCAATTGAAAAACTTCTTTAAAAATCTGAGAGGCATGGCTAAACTGATTATCTTGATAGGCGGTAATACCTTGAATCGTGTAGAGATAAAATAACTGTTCAATAGTCATTTCTTTTTTGAATTCTTCTAAAATGTAGACATTACTTTTCATATCCACTGCTTCAGGTAACATGAGCATCAAGCGAGCTTCTAACAAAAGGAGGGTTAGTCGTTCTTCTTCTAGCGGATGTTCTACAATATAAAGATGAATTTCGGAAAGAAGCGTTTTAGCCAACTTTTTATCTCGAGAGTTTAGTACTTGCTTGAACTTTAGTTTAAACTGAACAATCTTTTTTTCATTTTGATCGCCATTCGATGAGTCTAAAGAAATATTCAATCTCATCAGAATATGATTTTTTATGTCTTCACTTGGAATGACTAATCCGTTTTCAATTCTGCTCAAGTAAGAGGGGACACAAATACCGGTAGCTAATGCTTCTTGCTTTATATTCTGTCTCTGCCGCTCTAACTTGATCAATTGTCCTAGGTTCATCTAATCTACACCCTTTTTTAAGCCAATAAATAGGAAAACAAATCCAATTATATAAATAAGATACCATATTCTAGTTAGAAAAACATAGAAAGCTTTCATTAAGAAAGTAACGATGAAAAAGCGCAGAAAATCGATGTTTTTTACAAGATACTTTCACAGGTGGAGATTATAATATTGAAAATTACAGTGTCTTCACAGAATTAACTCAGACTACAGATTTCCGTTTCAGGTGGAAGTACAAAGGCTAAGTGCGCCACATCGCGATCGCAACGTCTTCGTGACCAACATCCTGTTGGCCTCCGCAAGGGTGAGCGTATAAGCTGTCACCGCCTTACGCGTTCGTTGTGATGTCTTATCGCGTAGTACTACTTTAGAAGATTTGGCAAAGCGTATCGCTTAGATAATAAGATTAGCTCAAGTTAATGTAGGGATATAAAGATTTGTAATTGCTGATGAAGTAGAGATACTGTTATTCAATGATAGATGGAGGCAGGCAGTTTTCTTTTTACTGGTGGAGATAAAGAGGAATAGTAAGTGTTTACTAAATAAAGAAGCGAAATAGCTCACGAAATTGTATCTTCGTGAGCTTCCTTTAAAAATAGGAAAGTGGCTTCTCTCTAGTTATCCAAAAACGCACAAACCTGTTTCTAATAGTTGTAGAAGGGCACGGACAGACAGGCAACTGCCATAAGATTACCAGCCTTTTTAAAAATCAAACGGTAATCTTATAGCAAAACGTCTGTCCAAAGCACTTCGAAAACGATAGAAACAGGTTTTGACCTTAAAGGGCTGGGCATGTTTTTTCCTGGTTTTCTTAATGTCCATAAATAATTTCAAACAGTTTTGTACCGAAATATTATAATCTTGGATCGACTGGATCTGATTCCATTGCTAAAGTAGCTAAAACGCATTCATGCACACGTTCAATCGAGTCACCATTGACGAAACGTTTTATACCATCTATACCTAACGCAAATTCTTTTAGTGCAAGTTTTTGCTTTTTACCTGTATTTCGTTTCTTCAATCGTTCTAAGTTTGCAGGACTTAAATAATCCATCCCGTAAATGATATGCAAATATTTACGACCTCTTACTTTAATAGCTGGCTGTATTAGTCTTCCTCTAGATGTTGGGATATAAAATTCAGGCTTAATAACGATTCCCTCATGTCCTTCTTTTGTCATTTCTTCCCACCAAGTGATTACTTCTAATTCACTCGCTGCATCAGAAATGGTTTTATATTCAGTTGTCAC carries:
- a CDS encoding helix-turn-helix transcriptional regulator, which produces MNLGQLIKLERQRQNIKQEALATGICVPSYLSRIENGLVIPSEDIKNHILMRLNISLDSSNGDQNEKKIVQFKLKFKQVLNSRDKKLAKTLLSEIHLYIVEHPLEEERLTLLLLEARLMLMLPEAVDMKSNVYILEEFKKEMTIEQLFYLYTIQGITAYQDNQFSHASQIFKEVFQLIKGFRMEDWEMAELYYISGLSLLSESRYILAIDYVKEAISYFNQEILIERSMECLIILGIAQKHTGLLKEALTTFEKARDINSKIESSEFNGMIEHNLGSCYSLQKESEQALLHFFYSLDAKHSPDDKIVTILSILKEYHKIDDLQNALVWLQKGIETIEHLSNSKKDLYSNHFSVYGAILLEKQELIPIFKKALDYFGGKQDYKNCMIYCYVLAKRLAETKQYKQASIYYELGFHFHLKQSKVTSWEELS
- a CDS encoding DUF2500 domain-containing protein gives rise to the protein MDSFGFFVAGMPIFFVIVFLLILGLIIFAIIQGLTQWSKNNNSPKLSVPAQVVTKRSKTSGGSGDSSASTSYYVTFQFDSGDRLELRLNGTDYGMLAEDDLGILTFQGTRYHSFERK
- a CDS encoding alanine/glycine:cation symporter family protein, which translates into the protein MDWIESMVDSVNNVLWSNILIALLIIAGLYFTIGTKFVQFRLFGEMFRLIVEKKEEKGGVSPFQAFTISTASRVGTGNITGVALAIGVGGPGAVFWMWVIAVIGMATAFIESTLAQVYKVKDGDTFRGGPAYYMEKALGTRKLAIIFSILLTLCFGFIFNAVQSNTISASVGEVFSIPPYVIGILLVLLTATIIFGGVHRIVKVTQIIVPVMAIFYLIVAIYVVVTNFSEIPTVLSLILTEAFGLREAVGGTLGAAIMQGVRRGLFSNEAGMGSVPNAAATASISHPAKQGLVQSLGVFFDTIIICSATAFIIILAGLYKTGESDGIVLTQNSLAEHVGSWAPYFVAIAIIFFAFSSIIGNYYYGETNIEFINTHKGWMTGYRVLVLAMVMFGSLAHVQLVWNLADLFMGLMAMLNIAVILLLGKTAFRVLNDYTKQRKKGENPVFYAKTIPGLKNTECWGKEDR
- a CDS encoding FAD-dependent oxidoreductase, coding for MSDQILPKESKSYWRVNNDLQLYPKINNNIETDIVIVGAGLTGITAAYLLSGSGRKVIVVEGSRILEGTTGFTTAKVTAQHGPIYQQLITTFGEEKARLYYDANTEAKEFIKQTIEQLGIHCEYETLPAYIYADTEVGIEKVEKEMEAYSTLGIEGATLTKDTGLPYTVKQALKLEDQGQFHPIKYAKALMDKAIENGVQFFEESRAKTVKSNTVELMEGQLIRANKILVCSHFPFNDGDGLYFARMHSERSYALASIAPTNYPKGMYINVEKPTRSVRTALGNDGKRYLIIGGEGHVTGRFEGDTNENTETLAAFGREQFKVKNYDYRWSAQDLVTLDQLPYVGAMTAGKSDVLVATGYAKWGMTNSTVAARIMADLVLERENRYIELYNPSRSKLKKEDITSFAKTNASVAKELVKGKTELVDLKLEDLKNGSGDLIMLDGKKVGAYKDDQGKVYLVKPACTHMGCNVSFNNAESSWDCPCHGSRFSYKGDVLEGPAFEPLEKVEYVD
- a CDS encoding ABC transporter ATP-binding protein; protein product: MKSFRKLLPYVKPYMLFAILAPIFMCIEVAMDLLSPTIMQHIIDDGIANDDTAYVVKLGVLMLVTAVIGLVGGAGCTIYSTRAAVNFAADIRRDVFKMTEKFSSKNMDNIGVGKLITIVTNDITAVQQALMMTLRVFVRGPLLFIGAVAIVWFTARELFPVLLVVIPILIVLIYFFSYKTGKLFERVQKAMDKVNTKLQETFAGIRVIKSFNRQDYEIKAFKGVNEELTKRNMSAEQVILTLMPVMLFIVNIGVVIGMWMGAIKVNEGTLEVGVILAFTNYLTIIMNGLVSSSHVLMQITRSFTSAGRIQQVLETKIDVTDPIKPVSDNDIKGEIEFKSVNFSYSKNGEYVLKDISFHVNSGETIGIIGPTGSGKSTLIKLLPRLYDPDLGEILIDGINIKEYSIESLRSLIGFVPQKATLFAGSIEENIRFGKEEATLADMEKAANSAAASEFIEKVDGQFSHELMQGATNLSGGQKQRLSMARSFIRQPKILVLDDSTSAIDAISEVQVQQALGQYLSDTTVFIVSSKVSSIINTDRILVMEDGMVVASGTHDELIETSEIYLSIYATQSGKEVLSYE
- a CDS encoding PadR family transcriptional regulator; translated protein: MKRRRGFVQMAILHLLEEASMHGYQIMKELEVRSGGHYSASAGTVYPALQELLEQEMIELEPSSDKKTYCIQEKGKSRLLEFANRKEGSFWSNWEARWIWQNSEEAIHLKEIIDLWEAELRKAIKQTRSTPENSPKLIAFMKEITERLQTEDY
- a CDS encoding ABC transporter ATP-binding protein, encoding MSKASAQPASNAIGRARGPRGFGGPVEKAKDKKGTLKRIWRYMEKQKIAIVVSIILVVISTLLNLLVPYMIGVTIDEYIIPKDMDGTLRFLVILAIVYTAAAMFTWLQNFLMVRVSLKTIRSLRQDLYEKFQTLSLRFFDKRTHGDLMSRVTNDIESLNNALSQSVIQIISTIMMVTGVTIAMFMLNWVLAIVSLLVVPLVIFTTKKIITYSSSNFIKRQRDLGELNGFIEEAISGNEVITLFGQEEKNFNKFSIVNERLRHSATAADTVSGFLGPINNFINNLGLALIIGIGAVMTVQELATVGIIAAFVNYSRQFFRPINQLSTLLNTFQSAIAGAERVFEIMDEAPDLQNQENALTIDTLKGDITFSNVDFSYETGKPILKNISFDARAGEKIALVGPTGSGKTTIINLLMRFYEIDSGDIKIDGVSISEYEISKLREKIGIVLQDTFLFSSSILENIRYGRLEATDEEVIEAAKLASAHRFIKHLPDKYDTQITGNGSNLSQGQRQLLAIARAILADSDILILDEATSSIDTKTEIDIQQGLNRLSEGRTSFVIAHRLKTIENADKILVIHQGNLIEVGTHKELLEQRGFYSELYESQFNI
- a CDS encoding DUF4288 domain-containing protein, yielding MYKIFSVKLLFEHISLSSTMSNKIYEETINIIRAVKLEDVDRLVKAHYKDVTYKNIFGEETTIKLVMILDVFELVDNIEETLEFVEVYSQHIIVDEEVTVE